In one Pungitius pungitius chromosome 13, fPunPun2.1, whole genome shotgun sequence genomic region, the following are encoded:
- the ogfrl1 gene encoding opioid growth factor receptor-like protein 1 has translation MGNLLGSWRLKEPSTVEECDSTWGSDSEGDEPAAADDSGVSEAAGPAEGDRAAGDPEDASPQLAESPDSVSKMKRSFYAARDLYKYRHSYPNYRKSRQPNEYRNLRFYLNKIPLVPDGIYVEEILTKWRGDYDKLEHNHTYIQWLFPLREQGLNFYAHELTQEEIKEFQSTREAKRRFLAAYSLMLDFYGIKLLDKSGNVARASNWPQRFQHLNESQHNYLRITRILKSLGELGYEAFKAPLVHLFLEESLCHNTLPNMLHSALEYFVYTIRLPATRRRLLRYARQHYRPAHAFLWGPPPKRRGGVGAGGGGVGSGSSGIRAPAPTPEQQRRGEESTGGIGTVVSSYEAGASLDLAAGLGSSALMAAGPRERSEHNDVVLL, from the exons ATGGGAAATCTGTTGGGCAGCTGGCGTTTGAAGGAGCCGAGCACCGTGGAGGAATGCGACTCGACGTGGGGGTCGGACTCCGAGGGCGACGAGCCGGCGGCCGCGGACGACAGCGGCGTCTCCGAAGCCGCCGGCCCGGCGGAGGGCGACCGCGCCGCGGGAGACCCCGAGGACGCGTCCCCGCAG CTGGCAGAATCTCCAGACTCCGTttcaaagatgaagaggagtttCTACGCTGCCAGGGACCTCTACAAATACCGTCACAGCTACCCg AACTACAGAAAGTCCCGGCAACCCAACGAGTACCGTAACCTGCGCTTCTACCTGAACAAGATCCCTCTGGTACCCGATG GCATCTACGTAGAGGAGATTCTGACAAAGTGGAGAGGCGACTATGACAAACTGGAGCACAATCACACCTACATTCAGTG GTTGTTCCCATTGAGAGAACAAGGGCTCAACTTCTACGCACATGAACTGACTCAGGAGGAGATCAAA GAATTCCAAAGCACTCGGGAAGCCAAGCGGCGATTCCTGGCAGCTTATTCCCTCATGTTGGACTTCTACGGCATCAAACTGCTGGATAAGAGTGGGAATGTTGCTCGGGCTTCCAACTGGCCCCAGCGCTTCCAGCACCTTAATGA GTCGCAGCACAACTACCTGCGGATCACTCGCATCCTCAAGTCTCTGGGCGAGCTGGGCTACGAGGCCTTCAAGGCCCCGCTGGTCCATCTGTTCCTGGAGGAGTCGCTGTGCCACAACACGCTTCCCAACATGCTGCACAGCGCCCTGGAGTACTTTGTCTACACCATCCGCCTCCCGGCCACCCGCCGGCGCCTGCTCCGCTACGCCCGCCAGCACTACAGACCCGCCCACGCCTTCCTCTGGGGGCCGCCACCCAAGCGGCGAGGCGGTGTTGGTGCCGGTGGTGGCGGCGTAGGTTCTGGGAGCAGCGGGATCAGAGCGCCCGCTCCGACACCAGAGCAGCAGCGCAGGGGGGAGGAAAGCACCGGTGGCATCGGGACTGTCGTGTCCTCCTATGAGGCCGGGGCGTCCCTGGACCTGGCCGCGGGACTCGGCTCTAGTGCGCTGATGGCGGCGGGCCCTCGAGAGAGGAGCGAGCACAATGACGTCGTTCTTTTGTAG